The Streptomyces sp. RKAG293 genome includes a region encoding these proteins:
- the nrdR gene encoding transcriptional regulator NrdR: protein MHCPFCRHPDSRVVDSRTTDDGTSIRRRRQCPDCGRRFTTVETASLMVIKRSGVTEPFSRNKVIAGVRKACQGRPVTEDALAQLGQRVEEAVRATGSAELSTHDVGLAILGPLQDLDLVAYLRFASVYRAFDSLEDFEAAIVELREQLPPTNLRGLDEDLGVPAPAPAAD from the coding sequence ATGCACTGCCCCTTCTGCAGACACCCCGACAGCCGTGTGGTCGACAGCCGCACCACGGACGACGGCACCTCGATCCGGCGCCGTCGGCAGTGCCCCGACTGCGGCCGCCGCTTCACCACGGTGGAGACGGCGTCCCTGATGGTGATCAAGCGCAGCGGCGTCACGGAACCTTTCAGCAGGAACAAGGTCATCGCGGGCGTCCGCAAGGCGTGCCAGGGCCGCCCCGTCACCGAGGACGCGCTCGCCCAGCTCGGGCAGCGGGTCGAGGAGGCGGTCAGGGCGACCGGCAGTGCCGAGCTCTCGACCCACGACGTCGGTCTGGCCATACTCGGCCCCCTGCAGGATCTCGACCTGGTCGCGTACCTGCGCTTCGCCTCGGTCTACCGGGCCTTCGACTCGCTCGAGGACTTCGAGGCCGCCATCGTCGAGCTGCGCGAGCAGCTCCCACCCACGAACCTTCGCGGGCTCGACGAGGACCTCGGGGTCCCCGCGCCCGCCCCCGCCGCTGACTGA
- a CDS encoding vitamin B12-dependent ribonucleotide reductase, with the protein MTETTNGAARGSRTKGSKGGKGLRIERIHTTPGVHPYDEVVWQHRDVVMTNWRDGSINFEQRGVEFPDSWSVNAVNIVTSKYFRGAVGSPTRESSLKQLIDRVVKSYRKGGEDNGYFASPADAEIFDHELTYALLHQVFSFNSPVWFNVGTAQPQQVSACFILSVDDSMDSILDWYKEEGMIFKGGSGAGLNLSRIRSSKELLSSGGNASGPVSFMRGADASAGTIKSGGATRRAAKMVVLDVDHPDVEAFIETKVKEEEKIRALRDAGFDMDLGGDDITSVQYQNANNSVRVNDEFMNAVESGAKFGLRARMTGEIIEEVDAKSLFTKMAEAAWACADPGIQYDDTINHWHTSPETGRITASNPCSEYMHLDNSSCNLASLNLMKFLRDDDKGNQSFDADRFAKVVELVITAMDISICFADFPTEKIGETTRAFRQLGIGYANLGALLMATGHAYDSDGGRALAGAITSLMTGTSYKRSAELAAVVGPYDGYARNADAHKRVMKQHSDANAVAKRTDDLDVPVWAAATEAWQDVLRLGEKNGFRNAQASVLAPTGTIGLMMDCDTTGVEPDLALVKFKKLVGGGSMQIVNGTVPQALRRLGYQPEQVDAIVAHIGEHGNVVDAPALKTEHYSVFDCAMGERSISAMGHVRMMAAAQPFLSGAISKTVNVPETATVEQIEEVYFEGWKLGLKALAIYRDNCKVGQPLSAKKKEPVAEVVVPAEVQKVVEYRPVRKRLPKGRPGITTSFTVGGAEGYMTANSYPDDGLGEVFLKMSKQGSTLAGMMDAFSIAVSVGMQYGVPLETYVSKFTNMRFEPAGLTDDPDVRMAQSIVDYIFRRLALDFLPFETRSALGIHSAGERQRHLDTGSYEPGDDDVDVEGLAQSAPRQVEAPAPKAAPKPVAVAKPESPAAVPAPKQAHNSTELLEIQLGLNADAPLCFSCGTKMRRAGSCYLCEGCGSTSGCS; encoded by the coding sequence ATGACTGAGACGACGAACGGCGCGGCACGAGGATCCCGGACCAAGGGATCCAAGGGTGGCAAGGGCCTGCGCATCGAACGCATCCACACCACCCCGGGCGTGCACCCGTACGACGAGGTGGTCTGGCAGCACCGCGACGTCGTCATGACCAACTGGCGCGACGGCTCGATCAACTTCGAGCAGCGTGGCGTCGAGTTCCCCGACTCCTGGTCGGTGAACGCGGTCAACATCGTCACCAGCAAGTACTTCCGCGGCGCGGTCGGCAGCCCGACCCGCGAGTCGAGCCTGAAGCAGCTCATCGACCGCGTGGTGAAGTCCTACCGCAAGGGCGGCGAGGACAACGGGTACTTCGCCTCCCCGGCCGACGCGGAGATCTTCGACCACGAGCTGACCTACGCCCTGCTGCACCAGGTGTTCAGCTTCAACTCGCCGGTCTGGTTCAACGTCGGTACCGCCCAGCCGCAGCAGGTCTCCGCCTGCTTCATCCTCTCCGTCGACGACTCGATGGACTCGATCCTGGACTGGTACAAGGAAGAGGGGATGATCTTCAAGGGCGGCTCGGGCGCCGGCCTGAACCTCTCCCGCATCCGCTCCTCCAAGGAGCTGCTCTCCTCCGGCGGCAACGCTTCCGGCCCGGTCTCCTTCATGCGCGGCGCCGACGCGTCCGCCGGCACCATCAAGTCGGGCGGCGCCACCCGCCGCGCCGCCAAGATGGTCGTCCTGGACGTCGACCACCCGGACGTCGAGGCCTTCATCGAGACCAAGGTGAAGGAGGAGGAGAAGATCCGCGCCCTGCGCGACGCGGGCTTCGACATGGACCTGGGCGGCGACGACATCACGTCCGTCCAGTACCAGAACGCCAACAACAGCGTCCGCGTGAACGACGAGTTCATGAACGCCGTCGAGAGCGGCGCGAAGTTCGGCCTGCGCGCCCGGATGACCGGCGAGATCATCGAAGAGGTCGACGCCAAGTCCCTCTTCACCAAGATGGCCGAAGCCGCCTGGGCCTGCGCCGACCCCGGCATCCAGTACGACGACACCATCAACCACTGGCACACCTCGCCGGAGACGGGCCGCATCACCGCCTCCAACCCGTGCAGCGAGTACATGCACCTGGACAACTCGTCCTGCAACCTCGCCTCGCTGAACCTCATGAAGTTCCTGCGTGACGACGACAAGGGCAACCAGTCGTTCGACGCGGACCGCTTCGCGAAGGTCGTCGAGCTGGTCATCACCGCGATGGACATCTCCATCTGCTTCGCCGACTTCCCCACCGAGAAGATCGGCGAGACCACCCGCGCCTTCCGCCAGCTGGGCATCGGCTACGCCAACCTCGGCGCCCTGCTGATGGCCACCGGCCACGCGTACGACAGCGACGGCGGCCGCGCGCTCGCCGGCGCCATCACCTCGCTGATGACCGGCACCTCGTACAAGCGGTCCGCCGAGCTCGCCGCGGTCGTCGGCCCGTACGACGGCTACGCCCGCAACGCCGACGCCCACAAGCGCGTCATGAAGCAGCATTCGGACGCCAACGCGGTGGCCAAGCGCACCGACGACCTGGACGTCCCGGTCTGGGCCGCGGCCACCGAGGCCTGGCAGGACGTGCTCCGCCTCGGCGAGAAGAACGGTTTCCGTAACGCGCAGGCCTCCGTGCTCGCGCCGACCGGCACCATCGGCCTGATGATGGACTGCGACACCACGGGCGTCGAGCCCGACCTGGCGCTCGTCAAGTTCAAGAAGCTCGTCGGCGGCGGCTCCATGCAGATCGTCAACGGCACCGTCCCGCAGGCGCTGCGCCGCCTCGGCTACCAGCCGGAGCAGGTCGACGCGATCGTCGCCCACATCGGCGAGCACGGCAACGTGGTCGACGCCCCGGCGCTCAAGACCGAGCACTACTCGGTCTTCGACTGCGCCATGGGCGAGCGGTCCATCTCGGCCATGGGCCACGTGCGCATGATGGCGGCGGCCCAGCCGTTCCTGTCCGGCGCGATCAGCAAGACGGTCAACGTGCCCGAGACGGCCACCGTCGAGCAGATCGAAGAGGTCTACTTCGAGGGCTGGAAGCTCGGCCTGAAGGCGCTCGCGATCTACCGCGACAACTGCAAGGTCGGCCAGCCGCTCTCCGCGAAGAAGAAGGAGCCGGTCGCCGAGGTCGTCGTCCCGGCCGAGGTCCAGAAGGTCGTCGAGTACCGCCCGGTCCGCAAGCGCCTCCCGAAGGGCCGTCCGGGGATCACCACCTCGTTCACCGTCGGCGGCGCCGAGGGCTACATGACCGCCAACTCCTACCCGGACGACGGTCTGGGCGAGGTCTTCCTCAAGATGTCCAAGCAGGGTTCGACCCTCGCGGGCATGATGGACGCCTTCTCCATCGCGGTGTCGGTGGGCATGCAGTACGGCGTGCCGCTGGAGACCTACGTCTCCAAGTTCACCAACATGCGCTTCGAGCCGGCCGGTCTGACCGACGACCCGGACGTGCGGATGGCGCAGTCGATCGTCGACTACATCTTCCGCCGCCTGGCGCTGGACTTCCTGCCGTTCGAGACCCGCTCCGCGCTCGGCATCCACTCGGCCGGCGAGCGTCAGCGCCACCTCGACACCGGCTCCTACGAGCCGGGTGACGACGATGTGGACGTCGAGGGCCTGGCCCAGTCCGCACCGCGCCAGGTGGAGGCTCCCGCCCCGAAGGCGGCGCCGAAGCCGGTCGCCGTCGCCAAGCCGGAGAGCCCGGCCGCCGTGCCGGCCCCGAAGCAGGCGCACAACTCCACGGAGCTGCTGGAGATCCAGCTCGGCCTCAACGCCGACGCCCCGCTCTGCTTCTCCTGCGGCACGAAGATGCGCCGTGCGGGCAGCTGCTACCTGTGCGAGGGCTGCGGCTCGACCAGCGGCTGCAGCTGA